The following are encoded together in the Glycine soja cultivar W05 chromosome 5, ASM419377v2, whole genome shotgun sequence genome:
- the LOC114413428 gene encoding disease resistance response protein 206-like has protein sequence MELTTRLVSVILFLLVIRVGCSASPHHWRKKRVGEPCKKLVFYFHDIIYNGHNGKNATSAIVGTPAWGNRTILAGHNHFGDVVVFDDPITLDNNLHSPPVGRAQGFYIYDKKDIFTAWLGFSFVFNSTQLRGTINFAGADPLMNKTRDISVIGGTGDFFMTRGVATLSTDAFEGEVYFRLRADINLFECW, from the coding sequence atggAGCTCACGACGAGGCTCGTTTCGGTTATCTTGTTCTTGCTAGTGATCAGGGTGGGATGTTCCGCTTCTCCACACCattggagaaaaaaaagggTTGGCGAACCGTGCAAGAAGTTGGTGTTTTACTTCCACGACATAATTTACAACGGTCACAACGGCAAGAATGCGACTTCGGCAATTGTGGGCACACCCGCATGGGGCAACAGGACCATACTAGCGGGGCATAACCACTTCGGTGACGTGGTTGTGTTCGATGACCCCATCACCTTGGACAACAACTTGCACTCGCCACCGGTTGGACGTGCCCAAGGGTTCTACATTTACGATAAGAAGGACATTTTCACCGCTTGGCTTggcttctcctttgtcttcaaCTCTACCCAGCTTAGGGGTACCATTAACTTCGCCGGTGCTGACCCTCTGATGAATAAGACCAGGGACATTTCGGTAATTGGAGGGACTGGTGACTTCTTCATGACTAGGGGTGTGGCCACTCTCTCTACGGATGCATTTGAAGGGGAAGTTTATTTCAGGCTTCGTGCGGATATTAACTTGTTCGAATGTTGGTGA